CGGTCTCAACTACTTATTATTGCAGAACTCTTAAAAAATACTGTAGTTACATCTGATTATACATACAGTTTTTATAGTCGTGAATTTTTAAATAATTGGTTTAAGGAAACAAAGGGCACAAAATATGAGGCAGGGGAGGCAAATCATTCATATGTTCATACATATTTACGTGCCGCAAATGGAAATAAATGGGGATTTACTATTACTCCACATACTGATAATAAAAAAACTTTTAGAGTTTCGTTTAGGGCTGATAACGCTGCCGGCATTGATACCTCAATATTTTCAAAAGCACTTGGTGGAGGAGGACATAAACCAGCATCAGGAGCAGAGTTTGAGGCAAAAGATATAAAAGAGGCTATAAAAAAAGTTAAACAGATAATTAAAAATTGTTAATACAGTTACGGTTGAGCTTGAACTTAGCCTTTTTTCCCGGATATTTTCCCAAACATAGGAATCACTGCGATATTTCCATACCGCTTGTCGTCGACTACAGTATTATCTAATGGCACTAGATCGCCGTACCGATTTACTATTTCAAGTGCAACCATAGCATCGTCAAGCCCGCGGTGGGATCTAAACTTAAGTCCCATATAATCTTTTAAAAAGCCAAGCTTATATGAGGGGAGGTATGGCATGCCTTTACGAGCAACCCTTACGCTGCAAAGCCTAGGTGCAACAACAATTGGTTGATCATATCTATAAAATTCCGAGTTAACAAAGTCAAAATCAAAATAAACATTGTGCGCAATAAACACAAAATCTTCAATAAAATCACGAAACTCCTTAATAGCCTTAACGGGATCCTTGGCATTTTGGTCAAATTCCTCCTGAGTAATACCGGTTAAAAGTGTTGTGCCCAAAGAAATATCGTCAACCGTTTTTATCAATTTATCAAATTTAGCTGTTACGTTGCCATGTTCAACTTTTACTGCACCAATCTCAATTACACGTGCGTCTGAATACGAAAGACCAGTGGTTTCCACGTCAACAACCACAAAATTGTCTGTTCCATCAAAAAGTCTCATACACAATTATACAGTAATTTAGTTTATTACCTTACCCCCTGTGTGATTAAATCTTGCTGGATGTCAACTTTAGTCATTGTTAAAAGTTTAAACTACTGATAATATCTATGTATAGATAAGTTAAAATAAAGGTCATGCCTAATACCCAGAATTCAATCTTAAATCGGTCACTGGTCCGTGTTTTTATTTATGCAATAGTCTTTTTTCTAATCCAGTTCTTTAGTTCTCAATATGAAGGGCCCACATGGCTCGAAACCGTCGGAATAATAATGTTTTTCCTTGGAATTACAATGTATACCATTGGCTTAAATAATCTTTCAATTCAAACTGCTTTTTTTGAAAGTTCCAAAACCCTTGTTACCACCGGAATTTACTCAATTGTAAGACATCCGTTATACACAGCTGTTGCCATAACCTATCTCGGAGCAGGAATTTGGAATCAATCAATTGCCGGAATCCTGACCACCTTATTTATTCTAATTCCGGTGTTATTTTACTTTGCAAGAGAAGAAGAAAAAGACCTTATTACCCGTTTTGGTGAGGACTACATTAATTATAAAAAGAAAACACTTTTTTAAATGAACATAGAAACTCTTGTTATTATAATAATTGCGCTTCAAGTGTTAGTTCTTGCTTTATTA
This Candidatus Dojkabacteria bacterium DNA region includes the following protein-coding sequences:
- a CDS encoding 3'-5' exonuclease; translated protein: MRLFDGTDNFVVVDVETTGLSYSDARVIEIGAVKVEHGNVTAKFDKLIKTVDDISLGTTLLTGITQEEFDQNAKDPVKAIKEFRDFIEDFVFIAHNVYFDFDFVNSEFYRYDQPIVVAPRLCSVRVARKGMPYLPSYKLGFLKDYMGLKFRSHRGLDDAMVALEIVNRYGDLVPLDNTVVDDKRYGNIAVIPMFGKISGKKG
- a CDS encoding isoprenylcysteine carboxylmethyltransferase family protein — protein: MPNTQNSILNRSLVRVFIYAIVFFLIQFFSSQYEGPTWLETVGIIMFFLGITMYTIGLNNLSIQTAFFESSKTLVTTGIYSIVRHPLYTAVAITYLGAGIWNQSIAGILTTLFILIPVLFYFAREEEKDLITRFGEDYINYKKKTLF